In Luteibacter mycovicinus, a genomic segment contains:
- a CDS encoding sigma-E factor negative regulatory protein, whose translation MSEANREILSAGMDGELSREELRFLLRRIEADAGLADVWSRYHAGRDGLRGEDRPSVSPDFASRVMAAIDAESVVVSAAPRRRWLHWSAGGAIAASVAVAALMLSQPAGRHSAATDVAQHAPAVEGNEVADVSAATAPVAPQWLTGNNASQFTQKAAFDGSSEGGATYLPRSMPYQIHRARAAESPDGNGYMLLTRPDGSRYVQPVAVPQAR comes from the coding sequence ACTCCGCTTCCTGTTGCGCCGCATCGAGGCCGATGCCGGTCTGGCGGACGTCTGGTCGCGTTATCACGCGGGACGTGACGGTCTTCGCGGTGAGGACCGGCCGTCGGTGTCGCCCGACTTCGCCAGCCGGGTCATGGCGGCTATCGACGCGGAGTCGGTGGTCGTGTCGGCCGCGCCGCGCCGCCGCTGGCTCCACTGGTCCGCCGGTGGCGCGATTGCCGCGAGCGTGGCCGTGGCCGCGCTGATGTTGTCGCAGCCCGCCGGCCGGCACTCGGCCGCGACGGACGTCGCGCAGCACGCCCCGGCGGTGGAAGGCAACGAAGTGGCGGACGTGTCGGCGGCGACGGCTCCCGTAGCGCCTCAGTGGCTGACGGGTAACAACGCCTCGCAGTTCACGCAGAAGGCCGCCTTCGACGGGTCCAGCGAGGGCGGCGCCACGTACCTTCCCCGTTCGATGCCCTACCAGATCCATCGTGCCCGGGCTGCGGAGAGCCCGGACGGCAACGGTTACATGTTGCTGACCCGTCCCGACGGTAGCCGTTATGTCCAGCCGGTGGCCGTCCCGCAGGCTCGCTAG
- the lepA gene encoding translation elongation factor 4 codes for MELIRNFSIIAHIDHGKSTLADRIIQLCGGLSEREMEAQVLDNNPIERERGITIKAQSVSLPYKARDGKTYQLNFIDTPGHVDFSYEVSRSLSACEGALLVVDAAQGVEAQSVANCYTAIEQGLEVIPVLNKIDLPTADPEKAKAEIEAVIGIDASDAIAVSAKTGQNVIEVLEAIIHRIPAPKAGDTDKLQALIIDSWFDNYLGVVSLVRVMQGEIKPGDKILVMSTGRTHLVDDVGVFTPKRKKLEKLSAGEVGWINASIKDVHGAPVGDTLTLAGKPAEAPLPGFQTMQPRVFAGLFPVSADDYPALREALDKLRLNDAAMFFEPESSEAMGFGFRCGFLGMLHMEIVQERLEREYDLNLITTAPTVVYEVAKTDGTVLAMDNPAKLPPPQQIVEIREPIIVANILTPGEYVGNVIKLCEEKRGVQRTIQYLATQVQVTYELPLAEVVLDFFDRLKSVSRGYASMDYHLERFDPGPFVRVDVLINGDRVDALSLIVHRSHADRRGRELVERMKDLIPRQQFDVAIQAAIGAAVIARSTVKALRKNVLAKCYGGDVSRKKKLLEKQKEGKKRMKQVGSVEIPQEAFLAVLRQDNK; via the coding sequence ATGGAACTCATCCGCAACTTCTCCATCATTGCCCACATCGACCACGGCAAGTCGACGCTGGCCGACCGCATCATCCAGTTGTGCGGCGGCTTGTCCGAGCGCGAAATGGAAGCGCAGGTCCTCGACAACAACCCGATCGAGCGCGAGCGTGGCATCACGATCAAGGCCCAGTCCGTTTCGCTGCCGTACAAGGCGCGGGACGGCAAGACCTACCAGCTGAATTTCATCGATACCCCGGGCCACGTGGACTTCTCCTACGAAGTCAGCCGTTCGTTGTCGGCGTGCGAGGGCGCGCTGCTGGTGGTGGATGCCGCCCAGGGCGTCGAGGCACAGTCGGTCGCCAACTGCTACACGGCCATCGAGCAGGGCCTGGAAGTCATTCCGGTGCTCAACAAGATCGACCTGCCGACGGCGGATCCGGAGAAGGCCAAGGCCGAGATCGAGGCCGTCATCGGTATCGACGCCAGCGACGCGATCGCCGTCAGCGCCAAGACCGGCCAGAACGTCATCGAAGTGCTCGAGGCGATCATCCATCGCATTCCGGCGCCCAAGGCGGGCGATACGGACAAGCTCCAGGCGCTGATCATCGACTCCTGGTTCGACAACTACCTCGGCGTCGTCTCGCTGGTCCGCGTCATGCAGGGCGAGATCAAGCCGGGCGACAAGATCCTGGTCATGTCTACGGGGCGCACGCACCTGGTCGACGACGTCGGCGTGTTCACGCCGAAGCGTAAAAAGCTCGAGAAGCTTTCCGCCGGCGAAGTCGGCTGGATCAATGCGTCCATCAAGGATGTGCATGGCGCGCCGGTCGGCGATACGCTCACGCTTGCCGGCAAGCCTGCCGAAGCACCGCTGCCGGGTTTCCAGACCATGCAACCGCGCGTGTTCGCCGGCCTGTTCCCGGTGTCCGCCGACGACTATCCGGCACTGCGCGAAGCGCTCGACAAGCTGCGCCTCAACGATGCCGCCATGTTCTTCGAGCCGGAAAGCTCCGAGGCCATGGGCTTCGGCTTCCGCTGCGGCTTCCTCGGCATGCTCCACATGGAGATCGTGCAGGAGCGCCTCGAGCGCGAATACGACCTCAACCTGATCACCACCGCGCCCACCGTCGTGTACGAGGTCGCCAAGACCGACGGTACCGTGCTGGCCATGGACAACCCGGCGAAGCTGCCCCCGCCGCAGCAGATCGTCGAGATCCGTGAGCCGATCATCGTCGCCAACATCCTCACCCCGGGCGAATACGTCGGGAACGTGATCAAGCTGTGCGAGGAAAAGCGCGGCGTACAGCGCACCATCCAATATCTGGCCACCCAGGTGCAGGTGACCTACGAGTTGCCGCTCGCCGAGGTCGTGCTCGACTTCTTTGATCGCCTGAAGTCCGTGTCCCGCGGCTACGCTTCCATGGACTACCACCTGGAGCGCTTCGATCCGGGTCCGTTCGTTCGCGTGGATGTCCTCATCAACGGCGATCGCGTCGACGCGCTCAGCCTGATCGTTCATCGTTCTCACGCGGACCGCCGCGGGCGGGAACTTGTCGAGCGGATGAAGGATCTCATTCCCCGCCAGCAGTTCGACGTGGCTATCCAGGCCGCCATCGGCGCGGCGGTTATTGCCCGCTCCACGGTGAAGGCACTGCGCAAGAACGTTCTCGCCAAGTGCTACGGCGGCGACGTCTCGCGTAAGAAGAAGCTCCTGGAGAAACAGAAGGAAGGCAAGAAGCGCATGAAACAGGTCGGCAGCGTGGAGATCCCCCAGGAAGCCTTCCTTGCCGTGCTCAGGCAGGACAACAAGTAA
- a CDS encoding Do family serine endopeptidase: protein MAFWHVRALMTGALVVASAGAQAQALPDFTGIVEKNAPAVVHVEAKTSGNKKGRAAADGAAQDDQQELLRRFFGMPGMPGMPAPPRDQTSLGSGFIISADGYVLTNDHVVDEADEVKIRLQDRRTFTARVVGKDPQYDIALLKIDGSSLPTVSIGDSRSVRRGQWALAIGSPFGLDATVTHGIISAVGRNLGSGDQPYTSFIQTDVPINRGNSGGPLFNLQGQVIGVNSQIYSTSGGYQGLSFSIPIDVAMNVVQQIKEKGYVSRGMLGVTVQPVDQFVKNLDLPDANGALVAQVTPGSGADKAGIRQGDVILSFNGTPITQSPDLPPLVGITRPGSTAKVEILRDHKKQTLDVKVGELPRDKSALAEAGAAAGGGSGSSAALGLSVQDIDASTRSELGLKPGEGVVVSKVTGRAAAGAGLQPGDVVLMVNQKRVGSSAAFRDASKDIKPGDTAMLLVRRDDATRFVGVTIPSDR, encoded by the coding sequence ATGGCTTTCTGGCATGTGCGCGCCCTGATGACTGGCGCACTGGTTGTCGCAAGTGCGGGCGCACAGGCGCAGGCGCTGCCGGACTTCACGGGCATCGTGGAAAAGAACGCGCCGGCGGTCGTCCACGTCGAAGCGAAGACCAGCGGGAACAAGAAGGGCAGAGCGGCGGCGGACGGCGCCGCGCAGGACGACCAGCAGGAGCTTCTCCGGCGCTTCTTCGGTATGCCGGGTATGCCGGGCATGCCGGCCCCGCCGCGCGACCAGACGTCGCTGGGTTCGGGATTCATCATTTCCGCCGATGGTTATGTACTGACCAACGACCACGTCGTCGACGAGGCCGACGAGGTCAAGATCCGGCTGCAGGACCGACGCACGTTTACGGCCAGGGTGGTCGGCAAGGACCCTCAGTACGACATCGCGCTGCTCAAGATCGACGGCAGCTCGTTGCCGACGGTATCCATCGGCGACTCGCGCAGCGTCAGGCGCGGCCAGTGGGCGCTGGCCATCGGCTCGCCCTTCGGGCTCGACGCGACGGTCACCCACGGCATCATCAGCGCGGTCGGGCGCAACCTCGGCAGCGGCGACCAGCCCTATACGTCCTTTATCCAGACGGACGTGCCGATCAACCGGGGCAATTCCGGCGGCCCGCTGTTCAACCTCCAGGGCCAGGTGATCGGCGTGAATTCGCAGATCTACTCCACCTCGGGCGGCTATCAGGGCCTGTCGTTCTCGATTCCCATCGACGTCGCCATGAACGTCGTCCAGCAGATCAAGGAAAAGGGCTACGTATCGCGCGGCATGCTGGGTGTGACCGTGCAGCCGGTCGACCAGTTCGTGAAGAACCTCGACCTCCCGGATGCCAACGGCGCGCTGGTTGCCCAGGTGACGCCGGGGAGCGGTGCCGACAAGGCCGGCATCCGCCAGGGCGACGTCATCTTGTCGTTCAACGGGACGCCGATCACTCAGTCGCCCGACCTCCCGCCGCTGGTCGGCATCACGCGTCCGGGGTCGACGGCGAAGGTCGAGATCCTCCGTGACCATAAGAAGCAGACACTCGACGTCAAGGTCGGTGAGTTGCCCCGGGACAAGAGCGCGCTGGCCGAAGCCGGTGCGGCCGCCGGCGGTGGGTCGGGCAGCTCGGCGGCTCTGGGTCTGTCCGTTCAGGACATCGATGCGTCCACGCGCTCCGAGCTCGGGCTCAAGCCCGGCGAAGGTGTCGTGGTCAGTAAGGTGACCGGCCGGGCCGCCGCGGGGGCCGGTCTGCAGCCGGGCGACGTGGTGCTGATGGTCAACCAGAAGCGGGTGGGCTCCTCGGCGGCCTTCCGTGACGCGAGCAAGGACATCAAGCCCGGTGATACCGCCATGTTGCTCGTTCGCCGCGACGATGCCACCCGGTTTGTCGGCGTTACCATCCCCAGCGACCGCTGA
- the lepB gene encoding signal peptidase I has product MASFDFSAILLGLTVLFGVIWLIDWLFLAKSRRARTEASGTEQPEPWPVDWARSLFPVILVVLLLRSFVAEPFRIPSGSMMPTLDVGDFILVNKFAYGLRMPAFNNKLLENGEPRRGDVVVFRFPGYVCTDESGHTIRSGDVTCANPHEPVPGENWIKRVIGLPGDRIETRGSELYINGERVGADEIGPFKGSMTRPEDRLLMTFGSKLYTEHLGSINHTIALTPAYNMPMDIPNDKVPSEVPKGCYIVMGDNRMNSTDSRWWGCMPEQNLVGKAFFVWLAWRGLDNGILDFSKMGKVIH; this is encoded by the coding sequence ATGGCGTCATTCGATTTTTCCGCGATTCTTCTCGGCCTTACGGTGCTTTTCGGCGTCATCTGGCTGATCGACTGGCTGTTTCTGGCCAAGTCGCGCCGTGCCCGCACCGAAGCGTCGGGTACCGAGCAGCCCGAGCCGTGGCCGGTCGACTGGGCGCGCTCGCTGTTTCCGGTCATCCTCGTCGTGCTGCTGCTGCGCTCGTTCGTCGCCGAGCCCTTCCGGATTCCCTCGGGTTCGATGATGCCGACGCTGGACGTCGGCGATTTCATCCTGGTCAATAAGTTCGCGTACGGCCTGCGCATGCCGGCCTTCAACAACAAGCTGCTCGAAAACGGCGAACCGCGCCGCGGCGATGTCGTGGTGTTCCGGTTCCCGGGCTACGTCTGCACGGACGAAAGCGGCCATACGATTCGCAGCGGCGACGTGACCTGCGCCAATCCTCACGAGCCGGTCCCCGGCGAAAACTGGATCAAGCGCGTCATCGGCTTGCCTGGCGACCGTATCGAAACCCGCGGCAGCGAGCTCTACATCAATGGCGAACGCGTCGGTGCCGATGAAATCGGTCCGTTCAAGGGCAGCATGACCCGTCCGGAAGACCGCCTCCTGATGACCTTCGGCTCCAAGCTGTATACCGAGCATCTGGGCAGCATCAACCACACGATCGCGCTGACCCCGGCTTACAACATGCCGATGGACATCCCGAACGACAAGGTGCCGTCCGAAGTACCCAAGGGCTGCTACATCGTCATGGGCGACAACCGCATGAACAGCACCGACAGCCGCTGGTGGGGCTGCATGCCGGAACAGAACCTGGTCGGCAAGGCCTTCTTCGTCTGGCTGGCGTGGCGCGGTCTTGACAACGGCAT